In Sardina pilchardus chromosome 10, fSarPil1.1, whole genome shotgun sequence, one genomic interval encodes:
- the ldha gene encoding L-lactate dehydrogenase A chain isoform X2 — MSTKEKLIQHVMEGEPTGSRMKVTVVGVGMVGMASAVSILLKDLCDELALVDVMEDKLKGEVMDLQHGALFLKTHRIVGDKDYSVTANSKVVVVTAGARQQEGESRLNLVQRNVNIFKFIIPNIVKYSPNCIMLVVSNPVDILTYVAWKLSGLPKNRVIGSGTNLDSARFRHLMAEKLKISPTSCHGWVIGEHGDSSVPVWSGVNVAGVSLQGLNPDMGTDKDKEKWSDVHKMVVASAYDVIKLKGYTSWAIGMSVADLVESILKNLHKVHPVSTLVKGMHGVKDEVFLSVPSVLGNSGLTDVIHMTLKKSEEEQLHKSAETLWGVQKELTL; from the exons ATGTCTACCAAGGAGAAGCTGATCCAGCATGTTATGGAGGGTGAGCCCACCGGCTCCAGGATGAAGGTGACCGTGGTGGGTGTTGGCATGGTGGGCATGGCCTCCGCCGTCAGCATCCTCCTGAAG GACCTGTGCGATGAGCTGGCCCTGGTGGACGTGATGGAGGACAAGCTGAAGGGTGAGGTCATGGACCTGCAGCACGGAGCCCTCTTCCTGAAGACACACAGGATTGTGGGAGACAAAG ACTACAGTGTGACAGCCAACTccaaggtggtggtggtcaccGCGGGAGCTCGTCAGCAGGAGGGCGAGAGCCGTCTGAACCTGGTGCAGAGGAACGTCAACATCTTCAAGTTCATCATCCCCAACATCGTCAAGTACAGCCCCAACTGCATCATGCTGGTCGTCTCCAACCCCG TGGACATTCTGACCTACGTGGCCTGGAAGCTGAGTGGGCTGCCCAAGAACCGTGTGATCGGCAGCGGCACCAACCTGGACTCTGCCCGCTTCCGTCACCTGATGGCCGAGAAGCTGAAGATCAGCCCCACCAGCTGTCATGGCTGGGTCATTGGAGAGCATGGTGACTCCAGCG TGCCTGTGTGGAGTGGGGTGAATGTGGCAGGCGTGTCCCTCCAGGGCCTGAACCCTGACATGGGCacagacaaggacaaggagaagTGGAGTGACGTCCACAAGATGGTGGTCGCCAG TGCCTATGACGTCATTAAACTGAAGGGCTACACTTCCTGGGCTATTGGCATGTCAGTGGCTGACCTCGTGGAATCAATCCTCAAGAACCTCCACAAGGTGCACCCGGTCTCCACCTTGGTCAAG GGCATGCACGGTGTGAAGGACGAAGTCTTCTTGAGCGTCCCCAGCGTGTTGGGCAACAGCGGCCTGACAGACGTGATCCACATGACCCTGAAGAAGAGCGAGGAGGAGCAGTTGCACAAGAGTGCCGAGACCCTATGGGGTGTGCAGAAGGAGCTCACTCTTTGA